gcgaatgtaggggtgattcctcgataattataaatgtcatcagcccacatcattgtgccacttctttgtactccagcctctggattagcagcctaaacaaacatacaaaattttatagaagctgcacaaaatatagtatatatgcgcaatattgaagcgttcaaggggatataaaggtaatgtgcatcacatacacgtgtactctcatgcaacaaaatacaattagatttaatagtataagctcttttattcatcataatagattggaaatttaagtgtcttacgagggtgagtaaaaagttacccgctctgtcggtgtagaatttattttaagcaattgtcaaaaaagacatacatcattttttgacataatcactcaatttctgtatacactttgtccatttgctgaaggaccttcgtattttctcattaaaaaatgttttgggctgagctgcgaaccacgaatgcatcgtcgtcttcaccttttcatcagctttctcggcatccatctcgcacaaactttttaaaacccaaatctgtcgtgcactattgcataagcagagccgtggctgatttgcaaatgatttgccacattatccagtgtcactcgtctattccatagagcataagttcatgagcacgttcaatgttgtcatcgtggatgtggacgggcgtccagctgttttttcataacacttgtgcgatcttctttgaacttttgtgcccattcaaacacacttcgtgacaaaacactttctccataatgtgcattaaatctttgataaatataggcatcaaacataacctccgaccacaagaaacgaatcacagcatcctgcactgttttcctgcaaatcgccattgcaaagcgccattactcgcgcaacggtcacaaacgaattgacgtaacataatgaaacctacgcagcagcactgaacagatattgacgtcatacgaagagtgcagatggatcaatacggtcgacagaaattttaactatctgtagtgcggataaatttttaccgagagtcgtataggaatctataatttgtaagtacacctttggctgaatggaaatttctcttacatatagtcaaaaatgcagaaacagtgtattgaattggaaagtgataaaaaataagcgaagtttcgaggttgcatgtgattgcatgagtacacaggacgtttttagcgaataaaaaataattttgaaagacacgagacttatcttgtattttatgcactctctgtgtccgaatctccagaatctctctatcttatgaagtgttttagattagccggaaaattttgtatgtacatacaagaagtatacgatctaagtggaatattccattattctcttgatacaacagaaacgaaatttacagaacttctcagaaagttggtttattattaccaaattaatagaattaatatacgtttatcatctttacatacctaagtcgtggaggtttatcgtgcgtagaaaattagtgtcgtttcaaagttacatttcgtacattttaagcctataatttgtaacgtacaaagcAATGCAAATTTGTGCTGTTTctgatctccacaataagaaaatccaactttaggttttttacacaatgatatttatggaacagtaatatcatattattgcatcgcttggagaatgaagtcaaggtacgatgtgaccctagtgtaaacgctgggatagccagctgtgccgcacttataagcataagacacaatacctattaaatacgaggttaatacaatgttgtatcagcagtggtccgccacggtcagcctgaaaggatcgttaaatttttaatcaaagatactgaaatatatcgatcgaattgtattgaaattatacttatatacagtaataatcttctattgatttgtgtattgaaatactccaatttataatgtacatgttatatgtattttgagcaaaactaagattagaaggaaattagattaaataccataatgaggtgtgagaagtgggcaaaactattgaattgtgtttatctattatttctaatgtttaagacgtcgatttgatgttaattcgaattgacgtgtcttcagataccgtatagtttgtagtaactctgtaacttaattaccgtacaagaatcctttccaccctgagcatgttcggcgcatattataccatcagtgatatcaggtgcattaggaaatttggaacaagctattttgcattcggcgttcttaatcactggcatttgtactaccattaatgcattacgtcgtggtcgtcctacgaagaaaataagaaagatatttaagactggaactgtttaattttattataaaattgatatcacttactatatcttaacgctccccatccagcaacaagggggttatagccgacgaagttgctctttcgtaggggctctttcgtacaaatgggatatacgtaccctgaaaaataaaaaaataaatgaaaatgcaggaaacgaatgaccaaaagtatgagaaagaattgtacacgctttatgacacaatatatgtgtacagtaagaaatttcaggatatgatacttcagtaatactcaatagcatatatatatatatatatacatatatatatatttgaggacttactcgaaaatggcacctcctccgccaatctaagaatggcaatattatgattgcgtatgttttctattccatccatatgtgcacaatgtgctgcggtcaaaacatgcctagccgatatcagggaacctccgcacttccatagtggtttgtctgggtgtcggggattacgaaaacctaatgcagcgatccatggccaagcgcctaaaatgcaatagtcatagttgtgaatatacataattttttctcacgtaacgagtaacaacgattattacctattcgatattcgatcatacagcagacgataagtacatacgtacaaatactctgaaatagagatttgataaagacagaaattaaatttttattccagtgaaatacaaattattaaataattctatataatttctatttgaactatactgaactataaagttcaaacgtgtaatttctgccctaacagtttttgatctctatccatattattactcctatatcaattttttatttcaagcaaaaagatactctttctaacatgaagtaaaagaaagaaataattcaagttaataagtaaagttactaccgatgaaatcatagcattattatttagtctaattgaaatgtacattgatgtgctgtttaatgcctttaaagttcattctttgcagtaaatggcttattattaatcggaaagaaagacataaaacgtaccaagttcagctggtttaccatcgaccagcctggtatgagagacgttgctaaaaccacagtatggtggtcgcaaagccttatacttgtacacagtttttattaaaatttctctcttctctttgtttggatcgttcggacagcaaacgatcgtaacattgccctggtatctgcacactgatcgtctataaaaatcggtggctgtacggtactgtatctgccatatttcttgcagaggtttacattttctgtagtcaaggcacctgccttcttgattgtccggtgtggtacattctggatcaaacaattttaaaacatttatacagttcaaagatgcgtaagaaagcgacaccgattactcaactttcgaagtaaaaagccgatcaagtccaccggattgccctacagacacgtattaatccgtaagagttagtcatcatgttgataataattatctaaagaaacttttcacgtgaaaatataaaattttaattgattagatattgtgttagccatacttaagaaagaaaatgaaaatgaatgaaatgaaagaaaaggactaccttcaacctcattttttaaataaacactttgtcagttttgcggtaaataaattcttaggaattcaggacagtttttagtgaatcattttgtttcgaccgttcgcggagagacgcgatcgcgagatagcacgtcaacgagagttgtaagttcccgttacggttaaataatcgacgccacgaactgatcgatccccttatttcgattatgataataagggtagttcaatgaaattccacagaattaacacaaataaattaatgtttatttcaacaacttattaactagaaagatataaaaggaacaaaaaaaatgtaactgcgttttggttgataagtaatgcgcgacataccacatgtgttgacggttcgacttctcgaaaagttctgaacgcctttcgatttttttcgttttttctggaaggcgacccccactacgttcggatcacgccacattcttttactgcgaggtaaaatacgggccacgagtcgacgtttctggaagtcgccctgcttaatgaaccacgcgcttgccactacaatgtttgtttgccgggcagacgcgacgatccgtctgcgacattatagtgccgcgatcgatagttaagaatatgacctatggtaagccgcatggcgtaacattctccccccgttgagagggtaccgatcaaactagcgaggtgtggttgaagttcccatcttatttcgtctcggtggctagttgttcgggtttctcgagatcgggttgaattggcagtgggacaagccttttgacgccccgatccaaaatgctctttgccgtctgaactgtagctgtccggatgacaccatcggcgcctggatgaaccttgataactcggcccagaggccaatgcatggagggaacgttgtcctctccgaggatgacgattgtgcccttttggatgctgtgtccacccttgctccatttattgcggttggttagctcgttcaaatactccttatgccagctgccatttggagagtcggttcgatggaatgtctctgaaatctcgatcacgtaagcacattaatgaatcgccaatgaggaaatgtccgggagtgagggctaggagatcatttggatcggtggagataggagttagcgggcgggaattgaggactgcttctatttctatgataagagtattacggtgttaagctcatatgtttctgtttctccactcgcgctgcgccataatatcctttgatatttccgatcctctggtcgtacgaggaattgccgatacattttctcgatgtcgccagtgagtacgtactgatgagcgcggaatctaattaatatacaaaataaattgtgaattgattcgagaatataggatttccccattttcatgattatcgtgatttttgtataaatatatttgtgaagatactaataattaggtacttataaattagtattgtcaattattttgcatttataattccgcctctagtataagtgttaattgaaaactaactttatgtttcaaaaagtactagcaaagtcgttgagtaacaagccactgatgctaacacaaatagcattgtcgtaattaaatatttctaaatattcatttttcattttgaacctgtagaaacgatttattatatatactattagctaagtaattgcatatttaattaagtcgaaatataaaacttagttattttaataatttaaaaaataaaaaactgacaaacatttcaatttaatttatggttggaacaaaagacagttatttttcattaattgaaatattgcaatgcagagtactttccaaaatacgccgagagtattcctgatggtgaaacgagcgttgcttcatcgaacgcagctaaagaaaacaacatctatgtagttggtggtacgatgcctgaaatagagggcgataaattgtacaatacctgtactatttggggtcccgatggaactttgatagcaaagcaccgaaaggtaagtaatatattcctttatggctttgaatttgaaaatattggggtgaagaaagtgactctatctaggaataatttaggaatatacatatgtacatacgtatactataaccaattctataatttacggtttataaaatacgttatgatacgggaaacgcccatttttgttgtaatgtgtttgttgttgtataaatttttcacatacttaaaatattattatacttattttttctcctttttaaacattattaaatgataagattctttaataaaagaaagtgataaaaacgctgtcagttattaaataaaaaataattaaagtttaggagttggtaactttgatattaaattagaaaagttgcagcaatagaattagcgaccacatttttatgttattaggtacatctattcgacatcgacattcctaataagattacttttcgagagagtgattcactcagtcctggtaactccctaacgacgttcgatgtgaagggctgcaaaataggtattggcatttgctatgatattagattcgaggaaatggcacgcatttatcggaacaaaggtacagtaacttaatcgatcaatacttaactagcaaaaaattaaatatctttcttaaatatattctatataaaattaatataatctgtaactctgtataaaaagaagcttaatttaaaaaaccagtatatttgctgaaaatgaaacaaataaaagaattaaaagcacaataagaggactgtcctcgcatattcagaaatgatggaatgtgaaccgtgcaactacgaagttaattggtattcggtggcttcatatttcctgcttctctgggttaggttgccaaatgctgatatatccagcggcattcaatatgaccactggaccactgcactggtcattacttcagcgtttcagagcgaatgataatcaattatacgttgcctgcatatcaccggctcgtgttccttaagcaagttacgtcgcatggggacatacacagttgaccaatccctggggaaagattctttacgatttggaaactcaagagaatatggcagtcaccgatatcggtaatttacagcttaaaattaaaagcgagagatccatgatgtaattaatttttagtctcgttaatttatcgatttagccatcttcctctgtatttgttgaatttattagtaagcattacttattacttcgtatgtttcttttttctatcagatctaaaagttgttgaggaagtaagggctcagatgcctacattttctcagagacgtacagatttgtacgacactgtctgtaagaaggagtaactctacactaaaacagaaaatgtttttttataatatttctactgcaatatcccttttttgtgaattattactaatttcttatcatttgtactaaacgaatgactcaattaagaaaaccaaaacgttataaataataatctgtatatcttgtgtatcaacatgtaattggatattataataatataggaatgctataataatataggataataatataggagaataataatatagaaaaaaatacatgcttttaaacacctttaatatcgatcacataaattggtataattcacaatgattacgcatacataaaagaccccttgatagtaaaatttacgatcaaaaggcaattacgtatcgtttaacaacatttaatttataacaccttttaaacatttagacagattaacacataacacttcttatatataaacatcaattcgaagttatcagcttgaagaaattggtcgattaatacctgtagattgtctgtctcgatgaaagacttaaagagagcaaaaacatgatgatgccgctaatataatattccttctttcttgtatctgtctgcctctcaggtcgttttactaattacaataagtaatttcgacttctttgcgctctcttttaacgcattcgagaccgaaagaaattcatatcagtcagtaggcaaggatataatatacatattttatatataacttatgtagtaatgtatatatcatgttagtttcatatttttttcaacatagaattattatatatatatatatatatatatatatatatatatataactgtacataatacattatagaataacatagtatataattttatattttaaaaatatgaagcatactatttaagattgtcatcgatttaaaatcaaagtatgaaaaggataccctggagagagtaaaacacagaatcattccaactaaacattcagatcgtaccgacacctaggtatcgtcttacaattaaatctcggtctcgaatggattaaaatgaaatacatacttgcagcttcaacatcttcaatatcgaggagattcaaactttacaaataaatgtaaattgcgatgtaaaacaaagcgatgtaaaaagggaaaaaggaggaaagaaggaacagggaagcaaagagaagaaacgaatttttcattttctcgaaactggatcaagtttcaggaagaccatccaagtaattgatgtcctctgtaattatttgttaatcatgcgcggaatcagaacgattcgacctcgttccaaagcaaatcgttactagagtagagacgggaattaataattcgtgtcaattgttcgatcgtgttcacaaattcaaatgcggttgagtggcggaaaccatttataacacgtcccatacagcgtagatcgcatacacgtcttaggatgtatttttggtacttatatatactctatatatattcttactctatatatacttatatgtactctacatatattctctatcttagatataccataaaatatttcgtgtaatcgcgtattcgtgtctaatgtcagggattctctttccataagtctgcgttttctatattatctttcttccttatcagt
The sequence above is a segment of the Bombus vancouverensis nearcticus unplaced genomic scaffold, iyBomVanc1_principal scaffold0033, whole genome shotgun sequence genome. Coding sequences within it:
- the LOC143304378 gene encoding omega-amidase NIT2-A-like encodes the protein MPEIEGDKLYNTCTIWGPDGTLIAKHRKVHLFDIDIPNKITFRESDSLSPGNSLTTFDVKGCKIGIGICYDIRFEEMARIYRNKGCQMLIYPAAFNMTTGPLHWSLLQRFRANDNQLYVACISPARVP